The following coding sequences are from one Bombus terrestris chromosome 14, iyBomTerr1.2, whole genome shotgun sequence window:
- the LOC100643095 gene encoding uncharacterized protein LOC100643095 isoform X2, with translation MVVVMEFSGFFVLLLVVSIANSVSGHHHHHSVHADDKKKGDLMDHVKRYAASDNENVVLSEGDKSRSLRGEEAKGTVPFSERRLEKMLEKAILKIITGDLSTGDMLLLKSLNYSLEEVLAIRERELNKKKDEELRKKENMKSWSKVLYGDGEKKSRNWNKNSMGRSSSKKPDFENVKREGKKNRHVDRSPSYKDFDFEAYNRQAILDYENLPSNLEFQQSWSEPTVVDYEEATKASKEQDVANNLHRDFDRAMEPHVVFKIRYDDSEFDSSSGSDENNKNHLRMPKHHVSMMRHTTSKNTGNSFHASTSSPLSSATATTVPLVYQLSSTNIKGNYLNNDPIATTLSTSSGVSTTNSTISDKISEDKNGTDIIVHVTNSTNKIEVSKSVEKLSENKRISEYEGLEWVEDDVYRVIPEFVDSLGFENTEDNETSDYEDSAHDSRLNWNPEDNETDTLGYLNDTPDSVKLFMANNNVSAGSLPLANLSSYLQLAIAHRRGQGEKAIEDIKTRVLALTGRFNLSTDANQVQRERLTMFSPTCQIPRNTDQDAWTDSFSMNMHFQLNLSSSDHVVAAKLRIFKLPQENTTSSSESTFDEEEEDEKKIRISVYYYTKTLKRHRSKKRLMDSVVTPLTSRGTHLALDVRQSLRFWRLNQRNSHGNGSNHGLVIQVEDQDGRPLKPALYIQQPSCADQDSDQKAYQRVPALFVRACTRYVRIVNGKTETYVNCRH, from the exons ATGGTGGTCGTCATGGAATTCTCTGGGTTCTTCGTATTGTTGTTGGTCGTCTCGATTGCAAACAGTGTCTCGGGCCACCATCATCACCACAGTGTGCACGCGGACGACAAGAAGAAGGGAGATCTGATGGACCACGTGAAAAGGTACGCGGCCAGTGACAACGAGAACGTGGTGCTCTCCGAGGGCGACAAGAGCAGGAGTCTGAGGGGCGAAGAAGCTAAAGGCACCGTTCCCTTCAGCGAGAGGAGGCTGGAGAAGATGCTGGAGAAAGCTATCCTAAAAATAATCACTGGCGATCTCAGCACGGGTGACATGTTGCTATTAAAAAGCCTAAATTACAGTCTAGAGGAAGTTCTGGCGATTCGCGAGAGGGAGCTGAACaagaagaaagacgaagaactgaggaaaaaggaaaatatgaaatctTGGTCGAAGGTGTTGTACGGAGATGGAGAAAAGAAAAGTAgaaattggaataaaaattccatGGGCCGTTCGTCTTCGAAGAAACCCGATTTTGAAAACGTTAAACGAGAAGGTAAAAAGAATCGTCACGTGGATAGGTCACCTTCTTACAAAGATTTCGACTTTGAGGCGTATAATCGACAGGCGATCCTCGATTACGAGAACTTACCCTCCAACTTAGAATTTCAGCAATCCTGGTCAGAACCCACGGTTGTCGACTACGAAGAAGCTACCAAAGCTTCCAAGGAGCAGGACGTCGCAAATAATCTTCATCGTGACTTTGACAGAGCTATGGAGCCTCACGTGGTCTTTAAGATCCGATACGATGACTCTGAGTTCGATTCCAGCTCAGGTTCCGacgaaaataacaaaaatcATCTTAGAATGCCTAAACATCACGTTTCGATGATGAGACATACAACTTCAAAGAATACTGGCAATTCCTTTCATGCGTCCACATCGTCACCGCTCTCTTCAGCTACTGCTACTACTGTGCCTTTGGTTTATCAATTGAGCAGCACCAACATAAAGGGTAACTATCTAAACAATGATCCTATAGCAACCACACTTTCAACATCGAGTGGTGTCAGTACCACCAATAGTACCATTTCAGATAAAATTTCGGAGGACAAAAATGGTACAGATATCATCGTTCATGTTACCAATTCTACTAATAAAATAGAAGTTTCAAAAAGTGTAGAGAAACTTAGTGAGAATAAAAGGATCAGTGAATACGAAGGACTCGAATGGGTCGAGGATGACGTTTACAGAGTTATCCCTGAATTCGTGGATTCCCTTGGTTTCGAGAATACCGAGGATAATGAGACATCTGACTATGAAGACTCTGCTCACGATTCCCGACTAAATTGGAATCCGGAGGATAACGAAACCGATACGTTGGGGTATCTAAACGACACTCCTGATTCTGTCAAGCTCTTCATGGCCAACAATAACGTATCCGCCGGCAGCCTTCCCTTAGCCAATCTGTCGTCCTACCTGCAACTAGCCATTGCTCATCGACGAGG CCAGGGTGAAAAGGCCATCGAGGACATCAAGACGCGGGTTCTGGCTCTCACCGGAAGATTCAACCTCAGCACCGACGCCAACCAAGTTCAACGCGAACGACTCACCATGTTTTCACCGACTT GTCAAATTCCACGGAACACGGATCAGGATGCCTGGACGGACTCATTCTCTATGAATATGCACTTTCAATTGAATTTGTCTTCCAGCGATCACGTGGTCGCCGCTAAATTAAGAATATTCAAATTACCACAAGAAAACACGACATCTTCCTCAGAAAGCACATTtgacgaagaagaggaagacgaGAAGAAGATCAGGATATCGGTCTACTATTACACGAAAACTTTGAAGAGGCATCGAT CGAAGAAACGCCTGATGGATTCGGTAGTGACTCCTCTCACATCTAGAGGTACCCATTTGGCGTTGGATGTGAGACAAAGCCTTCGATTCTGGAGACTGAACCAACGGAATTCTCATGGAAACGGAAGTAACCATGGGCTGGTAATACAAGTTGAAGATCAAGATGGCAGGCCGCTGAAACCGGCTCTATATATTCAACAACCGTCTTGCGCGGATCAGGATTCAGATCAGAAGGCAT ACCAGCGAGTACCTGCACTCTTCGTACGAGCCTGTACTCGTTACGTTCGCATCGTAAATGGAAAAACGGAGACGTACGTCAACTGCAGGCATTAG
- the LOC100643095 gene encoding uncharacterized protein LOC100643095 isoform X1 has product MVVVMEFSGFFVLLLVVSIANSVSGHHHHHSVHADDKKKGDLMDHVKRYAASDNENVVLSEGDKSRSLRGEEAKGTVPFSERRLEKMLEKAILKIITGDLSTGDMLLLKSLNYSLEEVLAIRERELNKKKDEELRKKENMKSWSKVLYGDGEKKSRNWNKNSMGRSSSKKPDFENVKREGKKNRHVDRSPSYKDFDFEAYNRQAILDYENLPSNLEFQQSWSEPTVVDYEEATKASKEQDVANNLHRDFDRAMEPHVVFKIRYDDSEFDSSSGSDENNKNHLRMPKHHVSMMRHTTSKNTGNSFHASTSSPLSSATATTVPLVYQLSSTNIKGNYLNNDPIATTLSTSSGVSTTNSTISDKISEDKNGTDIIVHVTNSTNKIEVSKSVEKLSENKRISEYEGLEWVEDDVYRVIPEFVDSLGFENTEDNETSDYEDSAHDSRLNWNPEDNETDTLGYLNDTPDSVKLFMANNNVSAGSLPLANLSSYLQLAIAHRRGGNLTSSFDSQGEKAIEDIKTRVLALTGRFNLSTDANQVQRERLTMFSPTCQIPRNTDQDAWTDSFSMNMHFQLNLSSSDHVVAAKLRIFKLPQENTTSSSESTFDEEEEDEKKIRISVYYYTKTLKRHRSKKRLMDSVVTPLTSRGTHLALDVRQSLRFWRLNQRNSHGNGSNHGLVIQVEDQDGRPLKPALYIQQPSCADQDSDQKAYQRVPALFVRACTRYVRIVNGKTETYVNCRH; this is encoded by the exons ATGGTGGTCGTCATGGAATTCTCTGGGTTCTTCGTATTGTTGTTGGTCGTCTCGATTGCAAACAGTGTCTCGGGCCACCATCATCACCACAGTGTGCACGCGGACGACAAGAAGAAGGGAGATCTGATGGACCACGTGAAAAGGTACGCGGCCAGTGACAACGAGAACGTGGTGCTCTCCGAGGGCGACAAGAGCAGGAGTCTGAGGGGCGAAGAAGCTAAAGGCACCGTTCCCTTCAGCGAGAGGAGGCTGGAGAAGATGCTGGAGAAAGCTATCCTAAAAATAATCACTGGCGATCTCAGCACGGGTGACATGTTGCTATTAAAAAGCCTAAATTACAGTCTAGAGGAAGTTCTGGCGATTCGCGAGAGGGAGCTGAACaagaagaaagacgaagaactgaggaaaaaggaaaatatgaaatctTGGTCGAAGGTGTTGTACGGAGATGGAGAAAAGAAAAGTAgaaattggaataaaaattccatGGGCCGTTCGTCTTCGAAGAAACCCGATTTTGAAAACGTTAAACGAGAAGGTAAAAAGAATCGTCACGTGGATAGGTCACCTTCTTACAAAGATTTCGACTTTGAGGCGTATAATCGACAGGCGATCCTCGATTACGAGAACTTACCCTCCAACTTAGAATTTCAGCAATCCTGGTCAGAACCCACGGTTGTCGACTACGAAGAAGCTACCAAAGCTTCCAAGGAGCAGGACGTCGCAAATAATCTTCATCGTGACTTTGACAGAGCTATGGAGCCTCACGTGGTCTTTAAGATCCGATACGATGACTCTGAGTTCGATTCCAGCTCAGGTTCCGacgaaaataacaaaaatcATCTTAGAATGCCTAAACATCACGTTTCGATGATGAGACATACAACTTCAAAGAATACTGGCAATTCCTTTCATGCGTCCACATCGTCACCGCTCTCTTCAGCTACTGCTACTACTGTGCCTTTGGTTTATCAATTGAGCAGCACCAACATAAAGGGTAACTATCTAAACAATGATCCTATAGCAACCACACTTTCAACATCGAGTGGTGTCAGTACCACCAATAGTACCATTTCAGATAAAATTTCGGAGGACAAAAATGGTACAGATATCATCGTTCATGTTACCAATTCTACTAATAAAATAGAAGTTTCAAAAAGTGTAGAGAAACTTAGTGAGAATAAAAGGATCAGTGAATACGAAGGACTCGAATGGGTCGAGGATGACGTTTACAGAGTTATCCCTGAATTCGTGGATTCCCTTGGTTTCGAGAATACCGAGGATAATGAGACATCTGACTATGAAGACTCTGCTCACGATTCCCGACTAAATTGGAATCCGGAGGATAACGAAACCGATACGTTGGGGTATCTAAACGACACTCCTGATTCTGTCAAGCTCTTCATGGCCAACAATAACGTATCCGCCGGCAGCCTTCCCTTAGCCAATCTGTCGTCCTACCTGCAACTAGCCATTGCTCATCGACGAGG AGGAAACCTAACCTCAAGCTTCGACAG CCAGGGTGAAAAGGCCATCGAGGACATCAAGACGCGGGTTCTGGCTCTCACCGGAAGATTCAACCTCAGCACCGACGCCAACCAAGTTCAACGCGAACGACTCACCATGTTTTCACCGACTT GTCAAATTCCACGGAACACGGATCAGGATGCCTGGACGGACTCATTCTCTATGAATATGCACTTTCAATTGAATTTGTCTTCCAGCGATCACGTGGTCGCCGCTAAATTAAGAATATTCAAATTACCACAAGAAAACACGACATCTTCCTCAGAAAGCACATTtgacgaagaagaggaagacgaGAAGAAGATCAGGATATCGGTCTACTATTACACGAAAACTTTGAAGAGGCATCGAT CGAAGAAACGCCTGATGGATTCGGTAGTGACTCCTCTCACATCTAGAGGTACCCATTTGGCGTTGGATGTGAGACAAAGCCTTCGATTCTGGAGACTGAACCAACGGAATTCTCATGGAAACGGAAGTAACCATGGGCTGGTAATACAAGTTGAAGATCAAGATGGCAGGCCGCTGAAACCGGCTCTATATATTCAACAACCGTCTTGCGCGGATCAGGATTCAGATCAGAAGGCAT ACCAGCGAGTACCTGCACTCTTCGTACGAGCCTGTACTCGTTACGTTCGCATCGTAAATGGAAAAACGGAGACGTACGTCAACTGCAGGCATTAG
- the LOC100643095 gene encoding uncharacterized protein LOC100643095 isoform X3 yields the protein MVVVMEFSGFFVLLLVVSIANSVSGHHHHHSVHADDKKKGDLMDHVKRYAASDNENVVLSEGDKSRSLRGEEAKGTVPFSERRLEKMLEKAILKIITGDLSTGDMLLLKSLNYSLEEVLAIRERELNKKKDEELRKKENMKSWSKVLYGDGEKKSRNWNKNSMGRSSSKKPDFENVKREGKKNRHVDRSPSYKDFDFEAYNRQAILDYENLPSNLEFQQSWSEPTVVDYEEATKASKEQDVANNLHRDFDRAMEPHVVFKIRYDDSEFDSSSGSDENNKNHLRMPKHHVSMMRHTTSKNTGNSFHASTSSPLSSATATTVPLVYQLSSTNIKGNYLNNDPIATTLSTSSGVSTTNSTISDKISEDKNGTDIIVHVTNSTNKIEVSKSVEKLSENKRISEYEGLEWVEDDVYRVIPEFVDSLGFENTEDNETSDYEDSAHDSRLNWNPEDNETDTLGYLNDTPDSVKLFMANNNVSAGSLPLANLSSYLQLAIAHRRGGNLTSSFDSQGEKAIEDIKTRVLALTGRFNLSTDANQVQRERLTMFSPTCQIPRNTDQDAWTDSFSMNMHFQLNLSSSDHVVAAKLRIFKLPQENTTSSSESTFDEEEEDEKKIRISVYYYTKTLKRHRSKKRLMDSVVTPLTSRGTHLALDVRQSLRFWRLNQRNSHGNGSNHGLVIQVEDQDGRPLKPALYIQQPSCADQDSDQKTSEYLHSSYEPVLVTFAS from the exons ATGGTGGTCGTCATGGAATTCTCTGGGTTCTTCGTATTGTTGTTGGTCGTCTCGATTGCAAACAGTGTCTCGGGCCACCATCATCACCACAGTGTGCACGCGGACGACAAGAAGAAGGGAGATCTGATGGACCACGTGAAAAGGTACGCGGCCAGTGACAACGAGAACGTGGTGCTCTCCGAGGGCGACAAGAGCAGGAGTCTGAGGGGCGAAGAAGCTAAAGGCACCGTTCCCTTCAGCGAGAGGAGGCTGGAGAAGATGCTGGAGAAAGCTATCCTAAAAATAATCACTGGCGATCTCAGCACGGGTGACATGTTGCTATTAAAAAGCCTAAATTACAGTCTAGAGGAAGTTCTGGCGATTCGCGAGAGGGAGCTGAACaagaagaaagacgaagaactgaggaaaaaggaaaatatgaaatctTGGTCGAAGGTGTTGTACGGAGATGGAGAAAAGAAAAGTAgaaattggaataaaaattccatGGGCCGTTCGTCTTCGAAGAAACCCGATTTTGAAAACGTTAAACGAGAAGGTAAAAAGAATCGTCACGTGGATAGGTCACCTTCTTACAAAGATTTCGACTTTGAGGCGTATAATCGACAGGCGATCCTCGATTACGAGAACTTACCCTCCAACTTAGAATTTCAGCAATCCTGGTCAGAACCCACGGTTGTCGACTACGAAGAAGCTACCAAAGCTTCCAAGGAGCAGGACGTCGCAAATAATCTTCATCGTGACTTTGACAGAGCTATGGAGCCTCACGTGGTCTTTAAGATCCGATACGATGACTCTGAGTTCGATTCCAGCTCAGGTTCCGacgaaaataacaaaaatcATCTTAGAATGCCTAAACATCACGTTTCGATGATGAGACATACAACTTCAAAGAATACTGGCAATTCCTTTCATGCGTCCACATCGTCACCGCTCTCTTCAGCTACTGCTACTACTGTGCCTTTGGTTTATCAATTGAGCAGCACCAACATAAAGGGTAACTATCTAAACAATGATCCTATAGCAACCACACTTTCAACATCGAGTGGTGTCAGTACCACCAATAGTACCATTTCAGATAAAATTTCGGAGGACAAAAATGGTACAGATATCATCGTTCATGTTACCAATTCTACTAATAAAATAGAAGTTTCAAAAAGTGTAGAGAAACTTAGTGAGAATAAAAGGATCAGTGAATACGAAGGACTCGAATGGGTCGAGGATGACGTTTACAGAGTTATCCCTGAATTCGTGGATTCCCTTGGTTTCGAGAATACCGAGGATAATGAGACATCTGACTATGAAGACTCTGCTCACGATTCCCGACTAAATTGGAATCCGGAGGATAACGAAACCGATACGTTGGGGTATCTAAACGACACTCCTGATTCTGTCAAGCTCTTCATGGCCAACAATAACGTATCCGCCGGCAGCCTTCCCTTAGCCAATCTGTCGTCCTACCTGCAACTAGCCATTGCTCATCGACGAGG AGGAAACCTAACCTCAAGCTTCGACAG CCAGGGTGAAAAGGCCATCGAGGACATCAAGACGCGGGTTCTGGCTCTCACCGGAAGATTCAACCTCAGCACCGACGCCAACCAAGTTCAACGCGAACGACTCACCATGTTTTCACCGACTT GTCAAATTCCACGGAACACGGATCAGGATGCCTGGACGGACTCATTCTCTATGAATATGCACTTTCAATTGAATTTGTCTTCCAGCGATCACGTGGTCGCCGCTAAATTAAGAATATTCAAATTACCACAAGAAAACACGACATCTTCCTCAGAAAGCACATTtgacgaagaagaggaagacgaGAAGAAGATCAGGATATCGGTCTACTATTACACGAAAACTTTGAAGAGGCATCGAT CGAAGAAACGCCTGATGGATTCGGTAGTGACTCCTCTCACATCTAGAGGTACCCATTTGGCGTTGGATGTGAGACAAAGCCTTCGATTCTGGAGACTGAACCAACGGAATTCTCATGGAAACGGAAGTAACCATGGGCTGGTAATACAAGTTGAAGATCAAGATGGCAGGCCGCTGAAACCGGCTCTATATATTCAACAACCGTCTTGCGCGGATCAGGATTCAGATCAGAAG ACCAGCGAGTACCTGCACTCTTCGTACGAGCCTGTACTCGTTACGTTCGCATCGTAA